In Lemur catta isolate mLemCat1 chromosome 1, mLemCat1.pri, whole genome shotgun sequence, one DNA window encodes the following:
- the RRP1 gene encoding ribosomal RNA processing protein 1 homolog A isoform X1, producing MVSRVQLPPEIQLAQRLAGNEQVTRDRAVRKLRKYIVARTQRAAGGFSHDELLKVWKGLFYCMWMQDKPLLQEELGRTISQLVHAFQTTEAQHLFLQTFWQTMNREWTGIDRLRLDKFYMLMRMVLNESFKAVKVRGWEDRQIEQLLELLTTEILHPDSQAPHGVKSHFIEIFLEELTKVGAEELTAEQNLKFVDPFCRVAARTKDSLLLHNITRGILETIVQQAPFAIEDLMKELDAQSEEEGEEASDGDESLEGSEDTRDLPSQRGSEKLPAGSIRRAEPEVGQEQWGDDRDGPVLQFDYGALANRLFEMASRQRTPSQNRKRLYKVIRKLQDLAGGVFPEDELPEKACRRLLEGRRKRKTKKRLPKARLQRKKGKGDQEDSSPDPSSGVQHAQPREQPRGRSRGGAGKRKRMPRQPSGARAEVAGVQEPQKKRKRILGSRK from the exons ATGGTTTCGCGCGTGCAGCTCCCCCCCGAGATCCAGCTGGCGCAGCGCCTGGCGGGGAACGAGCAGGTGACCCGGGACCGGGCGGTGAGGAAGCTCCGGAAGTACATCGTGGCCCGGACTCAGCGCGCCGCAG GTGGCTTCAGTCATGACGAGTTGCTGAAGGTGTGGAAAGGACTGTTCTATTGCATGTGGATGCAGGACAAGCCGCTGCTGCAG GAAGAACTAGGAAGGACTATTTCCCAGCTGGTCCACGCATTTCAGACCACAGAGGCAC AGCACCTGTTCCTTCAGACGTTCTGGCAAACCATGAACCGCGAGTGGACGGGCATAGACAGGCTGCGCCTGGACAAGTTCTACATG CTCATGCGGATGGTCCTGAATGAGTCCTTCAAGGCCGTGAAGGTGCGAGGATGGGAGGACAG GCAGATCGAGCAGCTGCTGGAGCTGCTGACGACCGAGATCCTGCACCCCGACAGCCAGGCCCCTCACGGGGTGAAGAGCCACTTCATCGAGATCTTTCTGGAGGAGCTGACCAAAGTGGGCGCAGAGGag CTCACCGCGGAGCAGAATCTCAAGTTCGTCGACCCCTTCTGCAGAGTTGCTGCCCGCACCAAGGA CTCCCTGCTTTTGCATAACATCACGCGAGGCATCTTGGAGACCATCGTGCAGCAGGCCCCCTTTGCCATCGAGGACCTGATGAAGGAACTGGACGCACAaagtgaggaggaaggggaggaggcgTCGGATGGTGACGAGTCCTTGGAGGGCAGTGAGGACACACGAGACCTGCCGTCCCAGAGGGGGTCCGAGAAACTGCCAGCAG GCTCCATCCGCAGAGCTGAACCTGAggtgggccaggagcagtggggaGACGACAGGGACGGCCCTGTCCTCCAG TTCGACTATGGGGCACTCGCAAACAGACTGTTCGAAATGGCCAGCCGACAGCGCACCCCTTCCCAGAACAGGAAGCGTCTCTACAAGGTGATCCGAAA GTTGCAGGACCTGGCAGGAG GCGTCTTCCCTGAGGACGAGCTCCCAGAGAAGGCCTGCAGGAGGCTGCTTGAGGGGAGGCGGAAGAGGAAGACGAAGAAGCGTTTGCCGAAAGCGCGCTTGCAGCGCAAGAAAG GGAAAGGTGACCAGGAGGACTCGAGCCCAGACCCGAGCTCGGGAGTCCAGCATGCCCAGCCCCGAGAGCAGCCCCGGGGCCGCAGCCGAGGAGGGGCTGGCAAGAGGAAGAGGATGCCGCGGCAGCCGTCTGGTGCCCGAGCAGAGGTGGCTGGTGTCCAGGAgccacagaagaaaaggaaacggATCCTGGGGAGCAGGAAGTGA
- the RRP1 gene encoding ribosomal RNA processing protein 1 homolog A isoform X2, translated as MWMQDKPLLQEELGRTISQLVHAFQTTEAQHLFLQTFWQTMNREWTGIDRLRLDKFYMLMRMVLNESFKAVKVRGWEDRQIEQLLELLTTEILHPDSQAPHGVKSHFIEIFLEELTKVGAEELTAEQNLKFVDPFCRVAARTKDSLLLHNITRGILETIVQQAPFAIEDLMKELDAQSEEEGEEASDGDESLEGSEDTRDLPSQRGSEKLPAGSIRRAEPEVGQEQWGDDRDGPVLQFDYGALANRLFEMASRQRTPSQNRKRLYKVIRKLQDLAGGVFPEDELPEKACRRLLEGRRKRKTKKRLPKARLQRKKGKGDQEDSSPDPSSGVQHAQPREQPRGRSRGGAGKRKRMPRQPSGARAEVAGVQEPQKKRKRILGSRK; from the exons ATGTGGATGCAGGACAAGCCGCTGCTGCAG GAAGAACTAGGAAGGACTATTTCCCAGCTGGTCCACGCATTTCAGACCACAGAGGCAC AGCACCTGTTCCTTCAGACGTTCTGGCAAACCATGAACCGCGAGTGGACGGGCATAGACAGGCTGCGCCTGGACAAGTTCTACATG CTCATGCGGATGGTCCTGAATGAGTCCTTCAAGGCCGTGAAGGTGCGAGGATGGGAGGACAG GCAGATCGAGCAGCTGCTGGAGCTGCTGACGACCGAGATCCTGCACCCCGACAGCCAGGCCCCTCACGGGGTGAAGAGCCACTTCATCGAGATCTTTCTGGAGGAGCTGACCAAAGTGGGCGCAGAGGag CTCACCGCGGAGCAGAATCTCAAGTTCGTCGACCCCTTCTGCAGAGTTGCTGCCCGCACCAAGGA CTCCCTGCTTTTGCATAACATCACGCGAGGCATCTTGGAGACCATCGTGCAGCAGGCCCCCTTTGCCATCGAGGACCTGATGAAGGAACTGGACGCACAaagtgaggaggaaggggaggaggcgTCGGATGGTGACGAGTCCTTGGAGGGCAGTGAGGACACACGAGACCTGCCGTCCCAGAGGGGGTCCGAGAAACTGCCAGCAG GCTCCATCCGCAGAGCTGAACCTGAggtgggccaggagcagtggggaGACGACAGGGACGGCCCTGTCCTCCAG TTCGACTATGGGGCACTCGCAAACAGACTGTTCGAAATGGCCAGCCGACAGCGCACCCCTTCCCAGAACAGGAAGCGTCTCTACAAGGTGATCCGAAA GTTGCAGGACCTGGCAGGAG GCGTCTTCCCTGAGGACGAGCTCCCAGAGAAGGCCTGCAGGAGGCTGCTTGAGGGGAGGCGGAAGAGGAAGACGAAGAAGCGTTTGCCGAAAGCGCGCTTGCAGCGCAAGAAAG GGAAAGGTGACCAGGAGGACTCGAGCCCAGACCCGAGCTCGGGAGTCCAGCATGCCCAGCCCCGAGAGCAGCCCCGGGGCCGCAGCCGAGGAGGGGCTGGCAAGAGGAAGAGGATGCCGCGGCAGCCGTCTGGTGCCCGAGCAGAGGTGGCTGGTGTCCAGGAgccacagaagaaaaggaaacggATCCTGGGGAGCAGGAAGTGA